The following is a genomic window from Miscanthus floridulus cultivar M001 chromosome 14, ASM1932011v1, whole genome shotgun sequence.
TGTAATCGTGGAGGTTTGCCCAGTGTAGTAATCCCTGTACACTTCCAAGGGTATGAATGGTAATAGCGGGCATATTTATTTCTGTTGCGTTACTTCTGGTTAGTATTCTATACCTGTGAAGCCTAGTTTACAAAGTGCTCAGGATGAACTGAACTGAACTGAATTGTTGCTGAAAACCATGACTGCTGACTACTGAGCAGCTTCAGATTTTACCCCGGTTGCTATTGCAGTATTGCTACGTCGAGGAGTGCAGAGTGGAATAACACAGTTCAGGTTTGTGTGTGGCACAAGTGCACAACTTGCACTGGCGGGTTGCATTCGACAGAACGAACTCTTGTTGGGCCATCTCcgttattttatgtggatcaaaaTGTTGAGTCCAGTGGGTGAAACCTCGTCGTGTAGAGCAGCTGCAGCAGAGTTCAACAGGAACCCCGAGCAAAAGGCCATGTCAGAAACTCCTATTTAGGCCCAAAAGGGTTGGGGAACAAGAAGTATGCGCACTTTGTGGGCTGAGAAGAGACGGTTGCCAACCATATGCTTTTGAGGAAATTATTTTCTTATCCTAAAAAAGGTGTTGCTGAGTTTCTTAGCCTTTTTCTCTGGAACTTGCTTATTTGGCCCTAAAACAAATTTCCTTTGGTTTCTTGGCCCTTCCGTTAGTTTGATGGGCTAACGGTGTTAAGATGTACCCGAAATTACTCTTTTACCCCTAGTGCCGAAGGCAACCGTTCATCAACCTATAGTTGCGCCATAcatgttttttaggctgcctatTATCAATAATTTTTCAAAATAAGGTACAGTATTTTTCAAGCATGGAatcattattttttatatatatttgcacGTGACAACATCACACTGCTaaaatatgtatgtatgtatatatatatatatatatatatatataatgatttTATGCTTGAAAATAATATTATACTTATTTTAGAAAAATATTGACAGTAAGCACGCAACTGTAGGTTGCTGAACTATTGCCTTAGGTGTCAGGGGTAAAAGAGTAAATTCATGTACCGTTAGCCTATTAAAATAATGGAAGGGCCAAGAAACCAAAGAAAAATCGTTTTAGGGCCAAATAACCAAGTTTGAAAAAAAAGGGCCAAAAAAACTAAGCAACACTTTTTTTAGGCTAAGGAAATAATTTCCTCTCTGCGCTTTTCTTGATTCAAAGATTCATGCATCGAGTCTTCTACCTGCATTGGCAACTGTCAAATTAAATAGTGTTCCAAGCTTGTACGTTGCAGTAGACAAAAGCATGAGCCGGTACAAGCTTGGTGAAGCAAAGGTTTGCATGCCTGCACATTGTGGGTCTCGCGCAGGTCTATACAAAACTGTGAGAGATACTGAGCAGAGTTCCTCCTAATTCTTTAGATACGGATGAGAGGAATGAGAGGTTGAAAATGATGTGAGCCCCTACATCTATAAACGTCTAGATCCGGCATTATTTGCTTGCTGGGTGGCTTTAGCATCTGCTAGTTGCAAGTTATTTGTGTAATATAAAATGCGCTGCTTGGCTAGTGTTTCTTATCGCTGGTACCTACTGGTACGAACGTAATATAATTCTCAAATGTCGGTAGTCAACCGGTTTAAACTTTAACTAAAATTATTTAAAAAAGTGCTAACACTCATGAGATAAAATAACTACCATTagtagattagttatagaatatattttataattaatttatttagatacataaatgctaatattatttattataaacttAGCCATAAGTTAGTTTCACCGGACGGTTCCCATAATTATGTTTTTTTATGGAGAGTATACCGTGCAAGTTGTACTGGTACCTTACTTATTCCTCCtaatgaaagaaaaaaaaggaaattacGTGGATGTTGAGATCACTGTACACATGAAAGCGAATCAACCAATCAAATGTCGGAAAAAATCATCCGCTCCACTTCTAAATTCCAttgcaaaagaaaaaagaaaagaaaattactagTACTACAGTACTTCCATTGCGTGGACAAGGCACAAGGCGAACCAACGGAcgagtaaggatggcaacgggtcgggttcggatcgggtggagtctccgtacacccaaaaccgaaacccgaaattgaaacccgaatccgccccgaaaaccgattcgggtgaaaattcatcaccaaaaccaaacccgcggatacccgaaacccgaatggatacccgaaacccgcggatatatatacatatattcacatgtataaacaagaggcaacaaataataaatattttcatgagttaactttaaataaatttaataatctaagtaaacaaattattattagtatattataaaacataagttttaattccaaatgatttatttcggatacccattggatatccacgggtggaaaaccaaacccgaaaccgaacccgattggttttGGGGCCCGAACtcgaaaaccgtgggtgaaaaactatcccaaacccgaacccgcagaatccgaaacccgcggatatccgccccaaacccgatccgttgccatccttacggaCAAGGACTCGTTTCGCTAAAAAATTGGACCAAAAAGTATCATTCACTGAtttattattgtgagagaaaaattaagttcaagcgaacagcgCCCAGGAAAGAAAGAAGCCTAGACACATTGCTGCTCCTGCACAGGGTGGCAGTCCGCGGTCAGGTGAGCGGCACTGCACATGTGGGTTGCGGCGCCAGCGCAACTGGCCCACCGCCAGCCCCATCCACGTCGACGAGCCAGGGCACGCGGGCCCACGCGACCTTCCCTTGCTTGCTGTGCCGGGCCCACGCCGCAGGCACCCACGACCACGGAAGTCGGAAACGGCCGCGACGAGCGTCACGTGCCCCGCGCCGTGACCTCACGACGCGACGCGATTACTCGACCCGTGGGCCTAGTCAACGCCAGAAGACTGGAGCCAGATGCGGATcagcctgggcgttcggttttAACCCATGGGTTGGTTCGATTTTTTCGGTTTTCCAAAATTTCGGTTTTTAAAAAATAACTCCGATCGGTTTGTTAAAATTCTAAAAACCGTCCAATTTTGGTTCGGTTTTTTAGTTCGGTTTTTTCGGTTAAAACCGAATAAACCGATGCAAGAAAACATCAGACAGGATTTAGAACTGACAGCGCATCACAATATAAACTTGCACAACACAGTATATTATTTAAAGACTCAAGACTGTTCGGTTCGGTTTTTCTCGGTTTCTCAGTACTTCGGTTCGGTATGGCATAGAAACCGAAGCCGAACACCGAACTTCACAGAACTAGAAAACCGAAACCAAACCGAAAAACCGAACTACCTACCAACTATTCGGTTCgatttcggttcggttcggttctgTTCGGTGTTCAGTGAAAAAACGCCCCGGGTGAGATACGGACACTGTTCGACTGGTATTAAATCGGCTTATGTTAATTTATACGGATAGTTTGTTgtaaaaaataaatgttgttccaCAACTGATACTACAAGAACTAAAGCTGGCTGAATAACACCAGCGGACGAGGCCGCGATCGTTGGCTCGTTGCATGGGCCCTGGGCGCCCTGGTACACTGTGCCTGACCGGTAGGGCCGACACCAAAGCTGCAGCCGTACCGTTACCACTGCCAGCTGTACTACCCTACTCTGGAAATTTCAGGaagaaaacaaacaaacaaagggAGGGTCAAAAATATTTGTTCCGAGgacaaaacagaaaaaaaaacaaacattCAGTCACGTCACACGATCGCATCACCGTCAAATCAGGAGGATGAattttcttttgaaaaaaatGGATCATAACGACCCTCTTTGGTCGCTTTTGTTCCTGTGGCCTCTCGCCTTTTCTGCTTCGCTTTTGCCTTTTGGTTTTATTCGGCCACTAGTAGCCGGGCCTGTTCTGTCCGGTGTTTGGATTTGGATCATGTTTCGGTTTTGTTTATGATTTATTTATATGACAGGTGTTTGTGTCTGGGTTTGGTGCGATGAACCCATGTTTATTTTTGTGAACTGGTTTGTTTATCGAGGCTACGGCGCTACGCATGCACATGCACGGTGCTGCATGTTGACAGGGGGATACGAGTTGGACGGCGGGTACGTGTCATCCAACCGCCGAGCAAGAGGAGCCAAAAACATGTGCGGCAGGCCCCGTATGCACGCATGACGCTTGACGCACCCCCAAACTTTAAGGTGAGATTAGAAGATCATGGGAAGTGGCTTTTGTAGTGGTGACATGAAACAAAGAACAGCTTGGCGATGTTGAAATGCAGAGATAACAACACAGGTACAACAATATTTTACACACAAACTAATCATTCCTTTGATGACGAGGATGAGCTTTGAAGATTGGTACATCACAGGACAACACAAGCTAATCATTCTTTTGGTGACGAGGATCAGCTTTGAAGATTGGCACATCCTGCTCTACCAGATAGAACTCTTACTTCGTACTCAAGAATTCTCTGCTCCTGTCAATCATGTTTAATTTGACCTAAGATGACGAGTTTTGCAAAGCAGGTAACAACATCATCCCAACCTATTTTGAAACACAGTAAAACGCTGCCCCAATTTAGAAAAATCTCTGAAGTGGTGGACACGTGCATCGCCATCGAATATTTGAAGTTGTAATTAATAAATCCCGTAAAAGTATTCCAGTCgaagacaacacacatgaaaagTAAAATACCAAACTTGGAAAGCGTTTTTGTAACAAACATGGAAACAAAAAATGAAACTTaggacctgtttggcagggctcctctccggctccggctccggctcctccagaggagccctgccaaacgttttcttggaggagtcgtttttcagtaaaaaacagaggagccggagccgttttggaggagccacaatttgtggctcctccaaaacggctccctccaaaacggctccggctcctccggaggagcccctcaggaggagccatgccaaacaggtcCTTACTTGTCCTGGGGTGATTTCTTTTTGTAATCTTATTTGTCTACTAATATATTCATCGGCAGAGCTCTCGCCgttctttctaaaaaaaatgaaaGTTACTTTGTAGTGAATGAAACAAAGAACGGCCTAGCCAAagtaaaataaataataaaattgAGATAGCAAAAAAAACAACTTGTTTTTACTAAAGTTTAGTTGTTCAGCGGACACTAGTACAGGAAACATTTTTAGAGACGATCAAAAGTAATCTTCAGAGACGGTTTTAAAAACGCTACTATGCGAGTAATTGTAAAAATGAGTGATTTTCAGATACGGTTTttaaaccgcctctaaaaatcgattttcagAGGTGGTTCTCTTAAGATAGTCacctctaaaaatcgattttcaAAGGCAGTTGACTTAAGTCAACTATCCCTAAAAATAATTTTTAAAATGTTTTAAAAATCATTTAGAGTCtaataaaaacaagaaaaaatattTCTAATGTAACCCGCTGAGGCCCGACCATAGCTCACAGGATATATTTTCCACTTGTTTTGAATAAGTGCCGACATCCGGGATTCAAACCCACAACCTCTCCCTCGCACGATCCCTCCTATACCACCGCACCATACAATCACTTGTGTCTAGTTTTACGATGCTATCTATTTGTACTAATATATATGAATATTATAATCAATATTTTAACTCATAAACAATCTTAAATCAGAAaactttcaactacaaagttttagatctcattgagcactataactttgatatggaatatttctccatccaaggtcatttgaaaaattcaaaaatttgaaattcaaaattggagacttaatttatatatttggaaCCCTAAATAACCTCAAACAAAAATTTTATCAGCTATgaagttttagatctcgtcaagctctacaattttgatataaagtttgtcttcatctgaCTTCATTTAAAAAAGGTATGAATTTATTTATGCTGCAGCTGTTTTTAAGGATGGTTGGCTtagattttcagaggcggttgtcTTAAGAGAACCGTCTCTGAAAATCATTTATTTTCAGAGACGGTTGACATGAGCAACCGTCCTTAAAAATAGCATTTTCAGGGGCGGTTCCATTAAgagaaccgcctctgaaaatgctATTTATAAGGACGGTTCTCTTAAcagaaccgcccctaaaaatggatACATTTTTAGATGCAGATTTCTTAATGGAACCGTCTCTAAAAATTGACTTCTAGCAACGATCGTATAGCTACAGTGCCTCCCGCAAAGGTTAGTGACGGTGTGCTAAGACAACCGCTTCTGTTAGAAAAAGGAGGCGCCTCTTAAATCATTTTTGTACTAGTGTGATATTTCAATTTTGTGATTGATTACATGGTACCTAGGTGAAATATTTTATGTTTAAAAACAGttgttttgcttttctttgaaAGGAGATGATAGATGTTGCTTTTATAACAACAAAACCATTTAGCATCTTATATTCTTCTTTTATCATCGTGTCACGAGATTTGTTCGGAGAATTCTTCATATGGTGTTTGGTTTGCAACCACCAAAAAATGCTTTTAGACTTATTTTGGGTGGCTTCAACAAATAGACAGTATATATGATCTTAAATTTGTGTGGGAACAAGTACTATTCTTTGGTCTATTTGGCTTGGTAGAAACTATGTAGTATTTGacggaaaaaaaaaactcttattTCTAGGTTATTTTTAAGGCCACATATCGGACATGTTCCTAGAACTTTTTTCAGAAGGAAAGTGACCAACCAAATCTGAAGTGGAGATGTGACCACAAGTGGTTGTCCTAACTATACCAAAGACTCAAAAGAATTAGCAaattagtactccctccgttcaaaaATAGATGACGCTTTAGATTTTTAGATATCATGTTGACCATTTGTTTTATTCTGTTTTTTgtgcaaataataaaaaaataagtcATCATTAAATATCTcatgataaaataagtcataacaaaataaataacaTTTATAAAAAAACACTTTTAATAAGAAGAGCAGTTAAACAAAATGCTCATAGTAAAAAAACGTGATGTCTTTTGGGACATAAAGAGTACCTCAAGTCTTAAGTACAGTATAGGACGAGTTCACATGACACCAACCGCATTTCGGAAACGATGAACCCGACGACCACAGGACAAGGCATCGTATACCCAACGAAAATCTCACGAATGGTTGACACTGGACAAACAAACGAATGAATCATTTATGGCAGTCCCAATAGAGCATTAACGGTATCTATCTTAATTACTTTGACAACTCAGATGTGGCAGCAGGTTTATTACGGAGAGAGAAACCGTTTCCTCCTAACGAAGCAGAATCGTCTCTTGTACGGATCCGCTAAGAAACGACGGAAGATCCGCACCGCCGAGGGAAGACGTTGATGccagcggcgggcgcggcggctttGCAGTTGCCCTTGAACTGCAGCGCCCACTGCAGGGCACGGGTGGAGATCTCGTCCGTGTACTTGAGCAGGCACGTCTGCAGCAGCCGGCGAGGCGCGGCTGCCGCCGACGGCGCACAGCAGGAGGAGGCAGCACGAGAGCCGGCGGCTTCTTGAGGTGCACTCCATGCTGTAGACCagtgttaggctgcgtttagatccaaaaaattttggattttggctcactgtagcatttcgtttgtatttggtaattagtgtctaattatggactaattaggttcaaaagtttcgtctcgcgatttctcgaccaactgtgtaattagttttttttttcgtctacatttaatactccatgcatgtgtcgcaagattcgatgtgacagttactatgcaaaattttttggcaactaaacagggccttagtacgTGTGTTCCAGCAAAGCTTGAGCGGATCTATTCTGCTGCCACCGCTTCGTGGTTTGTGCGCAAAGGAtgcggagaggagagagaggaacaGGTCTACGTATTTTTTATCTGGACAGCAGGAGAAAAATTCTCCACCGGAAAGGATCTCTTCCGCTAGGGCTGCCCTTCCAAGCCAATAGCACAATTTTTACCAGCGTTGCCTTACATTGATGACTCAGCAAAGCAATAATCACACGCCCTATTCTATTCCACGCAATCTGACGACAATCACCATCCAAGTCCCAAGACCAGCGCACTGACAACACAGCACACAAGCCCCGGACCCGCCGGAGCCCCATCCCCCAAACAAAAGCAAGCAACCACGCCTCGCCGTCATCACACGCGCGCGGCGGCTACGAGTCTAGTCCTACACGGCGGCAGGCTCTCTCGTAGCCCGTACGCCTCCTGTCTCCTCCCCCCTCTAGTACACCTCGTGCTCGGTCGTCGTCCCGCTcccgcctccaccaccaccagccaccagtccaccaccgccgcctggTTTCTTCGTTTCCGCCAAGAAGAAGGGTCAAGGGAGGAGAGAAGATCCGGAGGCAAGTAGGGGGCAACCCACGTCGCTTCGCTTCCTTTCCTTTCCATCCTTCCTTGTCGGCTACCTCTCCTCTCCCCTCGTGCCGCGTGCTGCTTCTGCTAACTGGAGTAGGGAGGAGGGAGTCATGgcttccgccgccgccgcgccgcggccCCCGGCCCCGGCTCCggcacctccgccgccgccgccccctcccccgcCTGCGGCGGCGGTGCACTGGCTGGGCCCGCGGGTGTCGTTCAGCCTCGACGAcgcggaaggaggcggcggaagggAGGCTGCGGCGGCGGGAGGGAAGGCCGGGGCCGGGCCCAGCGCCTGCGCCGGAGCCGGCGCCGACTTCGAGTTCCTGCTCGGCGGATGCGCCGCGGCATGCTCCATGCTCCCCGCCGACGAGCTCTTCTCCGGGGGCAAGCTGGTCCCGCTCCGTATCCCCGCGCCCGCGGACGAGACGGCGGCGGCCGGGGCGagtgtgggggtgggggtgggggtgggggtggaagTGGAGGAGGTGACGGCAAAGTCAGCGCTGCTGCCGAACCAGGAGCAGGCCCCGGCGCCGGAGACGCCGCGGGCCGAGgtcgaggcggcggcggagcccAAGATCCCCGCGAGGAGGTGGCGGGATCTACTGCGTCTGCGGAAGCAgcaggcgtcgtcgtcgtcgggggCCCCGGCGGAGCCGAGGCCGCTGCGCCGGCTCCTCCGCCGGGGCCCGAAGCCGCCCGAGCCGGAGCCGTCGCTCAGCCTGCCGCTGCTCCGCGAGCCCGAAACCACCAAGTCCGCCGAGAAGACCGCTCCTGCAACCGCACCTTCGTCGTCGTCGCAGCACCAGAGCCTGCTGCCTCCCAAGATCCGGCTGTCCCCGTCCGCGTCCgcgtcgcagcagcagcaggcttcgGCGTCCGCGGCGACGTTCCAGTCGCATTCCCCGTCCCAGTCCCAGTCGCCCCCGCCAcccccgcctccgccgcctcccccTCCATCGGCGGTGGCGGCCGACAGCCCGCGCCTGAACGCGGCGGGGAAGGTGGTGTTCAACGGCCTCGGGCGGAGCTCCAGCAGCCCGAGCAGCCTGGCCGGCGGTCGGCGCCACCGCAACGCGGGTCCAGGCAGCGGCGGCATGGAGCGGTCGTACTCGGCGCACGTCCGCGTGGCGCCCGTCCTCAACGTGCCCGTCTGCTCCCTCCGCGGCTCCCGCAAGTCCGTCTCCGTCTTCGGCATCGACCGCCTCTTCTCCCCGTCTGGCGCCGGCtccgcctcctcatcctcctcctctgccggCGGCGCGGCCAGGAAGAACAAGGCCGCCAAGAAGGACGTAgcccccgccgccggcgcc
Proteins encoded in this region:
- the LOC136504943 gene encoding uncharacterized protein, encoding MASAAAAPRPPAPAPAPPPPPPPPPPAAAVHWLGPRVSFSLDDAEGGGGREAAAAGGKAGAGPSACAGAGADFEFLLGGCAAACSMLPADELFSGGKLVPLRIPAPADETAAAGASVGVGVGVGVEVEEVTAKSALLPNQEQAPAPETPRAEVEAAAEPKIPARRWRDLLRLRKQQASSSSGAPAEPRPLRRLLRRGPKPPEPEPSLSLPLLREPETTKSAEKTAPATAPSSSSQHQSLLPPKIRLSPSASASQQQQASASAATFQSHSPSQSQSPPPPPPPPPPPPSAVAADSPRLNAAGKVVFNGLGRSSSSPSSLAGGRRHRNAGPGSGGMERSYSAHVRVAPVLNVPVCSLRGSRKSVSVFGIDRLFSPSGAGSASSSSSSAGGAARKNKAAKKDVAPAAGAGAQ